The segment ATATCCGCGTTCCGCTTCCAGCGCTGACCGAAGAGCGTCGTAAAGACCTGATCAAAGTGGTTCGTGGTGAAGCTGAACAGGGCCGCGTCTCCGTACGCAACGTCCGTCGCGATGCGAACGACAAAGTTAAAGCACTGCTGAAAGACAAAGAGATCAGTGAAGACGAAGAGCGTCGTTCACAGGATGATATTCAGAAAATGACCGACGTCTTCATCAAGAAAGTTGATGTTGCGCTGGCAGAAAAAGAAGCGGAGCTGATGGACTTCTGAGTTCGTCACGCGCCGATGAGACGCCGTACAGATTGCCGTTCTTTTGAGTGGTCAGTCTTACGGCGTTTTGCATTTATTCTCTTATCCGGCGAAGGCGGCAAGCAGGCCCATTTCGCCGTTCACTACGCAGAGCAACCTCATGAAGCAATTGACCATCCTCGGCTCGACCGGCTCTATCGGCACCAGTACGCTGGCGGTCGTCCGCGCGAATCCGCATCTGTTCTCCGTTAAGGCGCTGGTCGCCGGGCGCAACGTTGAGCGCATGGCTGAGCAGTGCCAGGCCTTCAGGCCCGCCTGGGCCGCCATGTCGGATGAACAGTCGGCCAGCGCTCTGCGGCAGCGTCTGAAAGAGCTGAACGTGGCGACCGAGGTGCTGAGCGGGGAGCAGGCGGCCTGCGATCTCGCCGCGCTTGATGAGGTTGACCAGGTGATGGCGGCCATCGTCGGGGCGGCAGGATTAATGCCCACTCTGGCCGCCATTCGCGCCGGAAAGCAGGTGCTGCTGGCCAATAAAGAGTCTCTGGTGACCTGCGGCCAGCTTTTTCTGGAGGCGGTCAGCGCCTCGAAGGCCCAGTTGCTTCCCGTCGATAGCGAGCATAACGCGATTTTTCAGAGTTTACCCGCTTCCCTCCAGCAGCAGTTAGGGTACGCTTCTCTCGAAGATAATGGCATTGATAGCATTATCCTGACGGGGTCGGGTGGCCCCTTTCGTGACGTGCCGTTGGCGACGTTAGCGCATATGACGCCGGACCAGGCCTGTGCGCATCCGAACTGGTCGATGGGGCGCAAGATCTCCGTTGACTCGGCCACCATGATGAACAAAGGTTTGGAATATATCGAAGCCCGCTGGCTGTTTAATGCGACTGATGCCCAGATGGAAGTGATCCTGCACCCGCAGTCGGTCATTCACTCCATGGTGCGCTATCGTGATGGCAGCGTGCTGGCTCAGCTGGGGTCCCCGGATATGCGCACGCCCATCGCTCACGTGATGGCCTGGCCGCAGCGCGTTCAGTCTGGCGCGACGCCGCTTGATTTTACGCGAATGGGGGCAATGACCTTTGCCGAGCCGGATTACGCACGCTATCCCTGTCTGAAGCTGGCGATTGATGCCTGCGAAGCAGGGCAGGCGGCCACCACGACGCTGAACGCCGCGAATGAAATTGCCGTAGCGGCATTTCTCGCCGGGCAGATCCGCTTTACCGATATTGCAGCGCTGAACACGACCGTACTGGAGACGCTCTCCTTTGCTGAGCCAGAGAGCGTTGAGGCGGTGCTGGAGATTGACCGGCAGGCACGGGCAGCCGCATCGGCCAGCCTGGCTCGCTACGCGGTCGGTCGTTAATTCGCGGGCATGCTCCTGCCGCTATTTGTGGGGCGGGGGCGGAGATGGTATAGTCTTGGCCCGCTAATTAAAATCTGCGTTGCGGTAAAGCAGGCCGTGTAAGACACGGCTTTTTTGCGTCGGGCGGGTAAGATATTTCAGAAGCCACATGATTTCTGAGTAAAGGAAATAATTACGCGTTATGTCGTCCGAAAATCGAATAAACAGCGATGAACTGCTGGGGGAGAACCCCCGTCACGTGGCCATCATAATGGATGGCAATGGTCGCTGGGCTAAGAACCAGGGAAAACTGCGCATTTCGGGCCACAAAGCTGGCGTAAAATCCGTGCGTCGTGCCGTGAGTTTTGCCGTCAGCAGCAAGCTTAAAGCGCTTACGCTCTATGCATTCAGCAGTGAAAACTGGAACCGTCCACCGCAGGAAGTCATGGCGCTGATGGAGCTGTTTGTCTGGGCGCTGGACAGCGAAGTCAAAAGCCTGCATAAGCATAACGTCCGCCTGCGGATCATTGGTGACATCGGCCGGTTTAATGGCCGTCTGCAGGAGCGAATTCGCCGTGCAGAGGAACTTACTCAACAAAATGATGGACTCACTCTCAACATTGCCGCGAATTATGGTGGCCGTTGGGATATTATTCAGGGCGTCAGAAAAATCGCTGAGCAGGTGCAGGAAGGTCTGATTCGTCCAGACCAGATTGAGGAAGAAACCCTTAGCCCTCATCTTTGCCTTAACGAGCTGGTGCCGGTGGATTTAGTAATAAGGACAGGTGGAGAGCATCGGATTAGTAACTTTTTGCTGTGGCAGGTCGCCTACGCAGAGTTCTTTTTTACCGACGTCCTCTGGCCTGATTTTGATGAACAAGTTTTTGAAGGTGCACTGAATGCTTTTGCACAACGAGAGCGTCGCTTCGGCGGCGCAGCACCCGGCGGCGCCTGAGCGCACTGGGGGTAATCTTTGCTGAAGTCTCGCCTGATTACCGCGTTTATACTTATCCCAATTGTCATCGCCGCACTCTTTTTGCTGCCGCCACTGGGATTTGCGCTCATCACCCTGGTGGTATGTATGCTGGCCGCCTGGGAGTGGGGACAGTTCGCAGGCTTTGCCTCACGTTCCCAGCGCATCTGGCTGGCCGTGCTGTGCGGCTTGCTTCTCGCCTTCATGATGTTCACCCTTCCTGCCTATCAGCACTCTGTTCACCTTCCTCAGATTGCCGTTTCGCTATGGGCGGCGATGGTCTGGTGGGTGGTGGCGCTGGTGATGGTACTCCTGTACCCCGGCTCCGCCTCATTCTGGCGAACTTCCCGCCCGCTGCGCCTGCTGTTCGGGCTGCTGACCATCGTCCCGTTCTTTTGGGGCATGCTGACGCTACGCCAGTATCACTACGATGCCGACCATTTTGCGGGCGCCTGGTGGCTGCTGTATGTGATGCTGCTGGTCTGGGGAGCGGACTCCGGTGCCTATATGTTTGGCCGCCTGTTTGGCCGGCATAAGCTGGCGCCAAAGGTCTCCCCGGGTAAAACCTGGGAAGGCTTCCTGGGGGGGCTGGTGACGTCGCTGGTTATCGCCTGGCTATTCCGCCTGTGGACGCCGCTTAACGTACCGATCGTCACGCTGCTGAGCTGTACGGTGGTCGCCGCGCTGGCCTCGGTGCTGGGCGACCTGACAGAAAGCATGTTTAAGCGCGAAGCGGGCATTAAGGACAGTGGGAATCTGATCCCAGGCCACGGCGGCATCCTTGATCGTATTGACAGCCTCACGGCTGCCGTTCCGGTGTTCGCCTGCCTGCTGCTACTGGTCTTCGGGACCCTATAGGGACGTTATGCTAAGCATTCTATGGAGTTTGGGCGCATTTATCGTCGCGCTGGGCGTGCTAATTACCGTCCATGAGTTTGGTCACTTCTGGGTGGCGCGCCGCTGTGGCGTTCAGGTTGAACGCTTCTCCATAGGTTTTGGCAAAGCCCTCTGGCGGCGCCGGGATGCGCAGGGCACCGAATACGTTCTCGCCCTGATCCCGCTCGGCGGCTATGTAAAAATGCTCGATGAGCGCATTGAAAGCGTGCCGCCCGAGCTTCGCCATCGCACCTTCAATAACAAAACGGTTCTGCAACGCGCGGCGATTATCAGCGCGGGGCCCATCGCTAATTTCCTCTTTGCCATCTTTGCGTACTGGCTGGTTTTTATCATCGGCGTTCCCGGTGTGAAACCGGTAATTGGTGAGATAGTAAGCAATTCGCCGGTTGCTGAGGCCCAAATTACACCTGGAATGGAACTTAAAGCCGTTGACGGTATCGAAACGCCAGACTGGGATGCTGTGCGTATGGCACTGATATCTAAAATTGGCGACACGCAAATGACGTTAAGCGTGGCCCCTTTTGGCAGCACACAGATATCGGAAAAGCGGGTCGATCTGCGCAACTGGCAGTTCGAGCCAGACAGACAGGATCCGGTCACGTCACTGGGTATTCAGCCACGCGGCCCGCAGATTGAAACCGTTCTGGCTGAGGTACAGGCCAACTCGGCAGCAAGCAAGGCGGGTTTGCAAGCGGGCGACAGGATCGTTAAAGTCGATGGTCAACCGCTGGACCAGTGGCAACATTTTGCCGCGCTCATTCGGGATAATCCCGGTAAAGAGATGGCGGTAGAAGTGGAAAGACAGGGCGGTTCAGTGACGCTGACGCTGACCCCGGAAGCTAAACCGGGCAATAAAGCTCAGGGTTTTGCGGGCGTTATCCCGCGTATCGTCCCGCTTTCGGCTGAATACAAAACGGTGCGTCAGTATGGCCCGTTTGCCGCGACAGGTGAGGCCAGCGCAAAGACCTGGCAGCTAATGAAGCTGACGGTCAACATGCTGGGCAAGCTGATTGTAGGTGAAGTGAAGTTAAATAATCTCAGCGGGCCGATTTCAATCGCCCAGGGCGCTGGGATGTCGGCAGAATATGGTTTGATTTACTACCTGATGTTTCTCGCGTTGATTAGCGTTAACCTCGGTATTATCAATCTGTTCCCTCTGCCGGTACTAGATGGTGGACATTTGTTGTTCCTGGCGATCGAAAAGATCAAAGGTGGGCCGGTGTCTGAGCGAGTTCAGGACTTCAGCTATCGCATCGGCTCTGTATTGCTGGTGCTGTTAATGGGGCTTGCACTTTTCAATGATTTCTCGCGGTTATAGGCGTTCAGAAATAAGCGAGCGAAGGCCAGAAAAGACGAAACCCGGTGCAAAAGCGCGGTCAGCCAGACGCGCATGTTGAGCAAGGTTTCAAAGCAGGATGGCCGATGTGTAGCAATTTCTCCTCTAAGCGACGGGAACCAGTTAGGAAGAATGCATAACAACGATGGCGATGAAAAAGTTGCTCATAGCGTCGCTGCTGTTTAGCAGCGCCACCGTATACGCGGCAGACGGCTTCGTGGTGAAGGATATTCATTTCGAAGGCCTGCAGCGAGTCGCCGTCGGGGCGGCATTGCTCAGTATGCCTGTCCGCGTGGGAGACACCGTCTCCGATGATGATATCAGTAGCACTATTCGTGCCCTTTTTGCGACCGGGAACTTCGAGGATGTTCAGGTTCTGCGCGACGGCAATACGCTGATCGTTCAGGTTAAAGAGAGGCCAACGATTGCCAGTATCACCTTCTCCGGTAACAAAGCGGTGAAGGAAGATATGCTGAAGCAGAACCTTGAAGCCTCCGGCGTGCGGGTAGGGGAAGCCCTCGATCGCACCACCATCTCATCCATTGAGAAAGGGCTTGAGGATTTCTACTACAGCGTAGGTAAATACAGCGCTAGTGTGAAAGCCGTGGTCACGCCGCTTCCACGCAACCGCGTAGACCTGAAGCTGGTATTTACCGAAGGTGTGTCTGCCAAAATCCAACAGATCAACGTGGTCGGCAACAAAGCCTTCAGCTCGGAAGAGCTGATCTCGCGCTTTCAGCTCCGCGATGAGGTGCCATGGTGGAACGTCGTTGGCGATCGCAAATACCAGAAGCAAAAGCTGGCGGGCGACCTTGAGACCCTGCGCAGTTTTTATCTGGATCGCGGCTATGCCCGTTTCAATATCGACTCCACTCAGGTCAGCCTGACGCCGGATAAGAAAGGGATCTACATCACCATTAACATCACCGAAGGCGACCGCTACAAGCTGTCTGGCGTGGTGGTGAATGGCAGCATGGCAGGTCACTCAGCGGAAGTAGAAGCGCTGACCCGGATCAAACCTGGCGAGCTGTACAACGGTGCTAAAGTCACCAAAATGGAAGACGACATCAAGAAGATGCTCGGTCGTTACGGCTACGCCTACCCACGGGTGATGACGCAGCCAGAAATTAACGACGCGGATAAAACCGTTAAGCTGCACGTGAACGTCGATGCGGGCAACCGTTACTCCGTGCGCAAAGTCCGTTTTGAAGGCAACGATACCTCGAAAGATTCCGTCCTGCGCCGCGAAATGCGTCAGATGGAAGGCGCATGGCTGGGTAGCGATCTGGTTGAGCAGGGTAAAGAGCGTCTGAACCGTACCGGCTACTTTGAAACGGTCGAGACCGATACCCAGCGTGTACCGGGATCGCCCGATCAGGTCGACGTGGTATACAAGGTTAAAGAGCGCAACACCGGCACCCTGAACTTCGGCGTGGGCTACGGCACCGAGAGCGGCGTAAGCTTCCAGGTTGGCGTAACCCAGGAAAACTGGCTGGGTACCGGTAATACCGTTGGCATCAGCGGAACCAAGAACGATTACCAGACCTATGCGGAATTCTCACTGACCGATCCGTACTTTACGGTTGATGGCGTGAGCCTCGGCGGACGCGTTTTCTATAACGACTTTAAAGCTGACGATGCCGATCTGTCTGACTATACCAACAAGAGCTATGGTTTAGACGGTACGCTGGGCTTCCCGGTTAATGAAAACAATACGCTGCGCGTCGGTCTGGGCTATGTCCATAACGACCTGTCCAATATGCAGCCGCAGATTGCGATGTTCCGCTATCTGCGCTCGGTGGGTCAGAACCCGGATCTTTCCGGTCGTGCCGACTATTCTGCCGATGACTTCACCTTCAACTATGGCTGGACGTACAACGACCTTGACCGCGGATTCTTCCCAACGTCAGGTAACCGTACCAACCTGAACGGCAAGGTCACCATTCCGGGATCGGACAACGCCTTCTATAAGGCGACGCTGGATACGCAGCAGTACGTACCGCTGAACCAGGACCGCACCTGGGTGCTGTTAGGACGTGGACGCGTCGGCTATGCTGATGGACTGAATGGCAAAGAGATGCCGTTCTATGAAAACTTCTATGCCGGTGGTTCAAGCACCGTCCGTGGCTTCCGTTCCAACACCATTGGGCCGAAAGCGGCGTACTACAACAACAACTCGTCTACCTGCTCAGGCGCTGATGCCCTGTGTAGCTCTGATGATGCGGTGGGTGGTAACGCCATGGCAACGGCCAGCGCTGAGCTGATAACGCCTACGCCGTTCCTCAGCGAGAAGTACGCTAATTCGGTGCGTACCTCCCTGTTTGTGGACGCGGGTACGGTATGGGATACCAAGTGGGAAAACACCGCAGATACGCGTGCGGCGGGTATTCCTGACTACAGCGATCCGGGCAATATTCGAATGTCTGCAGGTCTGGCACTTCAGTGGATGTCCCCGCTGGGACCCCTGGTGTTCTCGTACGCGCAGCCATTCAAAAAGTATGATGGAGATAAAGCCGAGCAGTTCCAGTTTAACATTGGTAAGACCTGGTAATCTGGCTTGCACGGAAGCGATTAAAGTAGCGCGCTGTTCACCGGCAGCCCTCAGGGCTGCCTAAACGCGCAACACCTGTGTCGAAGACACAAACGTTGATGGTAAGGAGTTTATAGTGAAAAAGTTGTTGTGTGCCGCAGGCCTCTCTATCGCTCTGGCGGTTTCCGCTGGCGCCCAGGCTGCTGATAAAATCGCAGTGGTGAACGTTTCCAGCATTTTCCAACAGTTACCGGCGCGTGCGACAGTTGCGAAGCAGCTTGAAAATGAGTTTAAAGGCCGTGCAACCGAGCTACAGGGTATGGAACGCGATCTGCAAACTAAAATGCAGCGCCTCCAGCGTGACGGCTCTACCATGAAGGCCAGCGAACGCAGCCGCATGGAAAAAGACGTTATGGCACAGCGTGAAGCCTTCTCGACTAAAGCTCAGGCTTTTGAGCAGGACAACCGCCGTCGTCAGGCTGAAGAACGTAATAAAATCCTGAGCCGTATCCAGGATGCCGTGCAGAAAGTGGCCGATAAAGAAGGCTACGACGTTGTTATTGATGCAAACGCTGTTGCTTACGCAGGTAAATCCAAAGACATCACTGGTGATGTTCTGAAACAGGTTAAATAATCAATGTCTTCAATTCGACTGGCTGATTTAGCCCAGCAGTTGGATGCAGATTTGCACGGAGATGGCGATCTCGTCATCTCCGGCATTGCTTCTATGCAATCCGCCCAAACCGGTCAAATCACTTTCCTCTCTAACAGCCGTTACCGCGAGCAGCTCGCAGCCTGCCAGGCATCCGCCGTGGTGCTGACGGAAACGGATCTGGACTTTTTCAACGGCGCGGCGCTGGTGGTGAAAGATCCCTATCTGACCTATGCCCGCATGGCGCAGATCCTGGACACCACGCCTCAGCCGGCTCAGGATATCGCGCCCAGTGCGGTCATTGATGCCAGCGCTCAGCTTGGCAACAACGTCTCCGTCGGTGCGAATGCCGTGATTGAATCTGGCGTTGTCCTGGGCGAGGGTGCCGTTATCGGCCCCGGCTGCTTTATCGGCAAAAACACCCGCATTGGTGCCGGCTCACGACTCTGGGCCAATGTATCGGTCTACCACGACGTACAGATTGGTGAACGCTGTCTGATCCAGTCGGGGACGGTTATCGGTGCCGATGGTTTCGGTTATGCCAACGATCGCGGTAACTGGGTAAAAATCCCTCAGCTCGGTACCGTCATTATCGGCGACCGGGTAGAGATTGGTGCCTGCACCACTATCGATCGCGGTGCGTTGGATAACACTCAGATTGGGAATGGTGTTATCATTGATAACCAGTGCCAGATTGCGCACAACGTTATGATTGGCGACAATACCGCTGTTGCGGGTGGCGTAATCATGGCGGGCAGCCTGAAAATTGGCCGTTACTGCATGATCGGCGGTGCAAGCGTAATTAATGGTCATATGGAAATTTGTGACAAAGTTACGGTCACCGGAATGGGAATGGTCATGCGACCAATCACCCAACCTGGGGTATACTCCTCCGGGATTCCACTGCAACCCAATAAAACCTGGCGCAAAACGGCAGCGCTGGTGATGAATATTGATGAAATCAGCAAACGTCTGAAATCCATCGAACGCAAGGTCAACAAAGACTAAGCGGCTTATTGCCGGCTCAGGTCCAGCTTTCACTATCAATTTGGTCCGGCGCTACTGCGTCAAATCAGAAAGATATAAAAAAAAATGTTAAGCATGGAAAGCCTGGCGCACGGAAACTGATTCGCGGCCTGCGTATGATCTGAGGATCTTTGCAGGCCGTGTTATTGATGCCATCAGAATTTTTTTTAGGACAGGAAGAGTATTTTGACTACTGAAACTCATACTCTGAAAATTGAAGAGATTATTGAACTGCTGCCGCACCGCTATCCGTTTCTGCTGGTCGATCGCGTACTTGACTTTGAAGAGCACAAGTTCCTGCGCGCAGTGAAGAACGTATCGGTTAACGAACCGTTTTTCCAGGGCCATTTCCCTGGTAAACCGATTTTCCCAGGCGTGCTGATTTTAGAAGCCATGGCTCAGGCGACCGGTATTCTGGCTTTTAAAAGCGTCGGTAAGCTTGAACCGGGCGAGCTGTACTATTTTGCCGGTATTGACGAGGCGCGCTTCAAGCGTCCGGTCGTGCCAGGCGATCAGATGATCATGGAAGTCACCTTCGAGAAAACACGTCGTGGTCTGACCCGCTTTAAGGGCGTGGCGACCGTTGACGGCAAAATTGTCTGCGAAGCAACGATGATGTGTGCCCGCAGCCGGGAGGCGTAATTCGTGATTGATGAAACCGCAGTTATCCATCCCTCTTCGATTATTGAAGAGGGGGCCGTCATCGGCGCCCGCGTTAATATTGGTCCCTTCTGCTTTATTGGGGCTAACGTGGAGATTGGAGAAGGTACCGTTCTTAAGTCGCATGTGGTGGTCAATGGACACACCCGTATTGGCAAAGACAATACCCTCTATCAGTTCGCCACCGTCGGTGAAGCTAACCAGGACCTGAAGTATGCTGGTGAGCCTACTCGCGTTGAGGTGGGCGATCGCAACAGCATTCGTGAGAGCGTGACAATCCATCGCGGTACAACACAGGCTGACGGCGTGACGCGTGTCGGCAGTGACAACCTGCTGATGGTCAATGCTCACATTGCTCACGACTGCGTGATTGGCGATCGCTGTATTTTAGCGAATAACGCGACCCTTGGCGGCCATGTTACGGTGGATGACTTTGCCATTATCGGTGGGATGACTGCGGTTCATCAGTTCTGCATTATCGGTGCCCACGCGATGGTGGGCGGCTGCTCCGGCGTTGCGCAGGACGTACCGCCGTTTGTGATTGCCCAGGGCAACCACGCCACGCCGTTTGGTATCAACCTGGTGGGGCTACAACGCCGCGGCTTCAGTAAAGAAGGGCTGCACGCGATTCGTAATGCCTACAAAATTCTTTATCGCAGCGGTAAAACGCTGGATGAGGCGAAGCCTGAGATTGCCGACATCGCGCGTGAGCATCCTGAAGTCCAGCCGTTTTACGACTTCTTTGCCCGCTCGACGCGAGGTCTGATCCGTTAACTCATGCCCCAGCCATTAACGATTGCCCTTGTCGCCGGAGAAACTTCCGGCGATATTCTTGGTGCCGGTTTAATCCGCGCACTAAAACAGACGCACCCGGATACCCGTTTTGTCGGGGTGGCCGGGCCGCTGATGCAGGCCGAAGGGTGCGAAGCCTGGTACGAAATGGAAGAGCTGTCGGTGATGGGCATCGTCGAGGTGGTGGAACGTCTGCCGCGTCTGCTGAAAATTCGCCGCGACCTTACCCGGCGTTTTAGCGAGCTAAAGCCGGACGTCTTTGTCGGTATTGATGCACCTGACTTTAATATCACCCTTGAGGGACGACTCAAAGCGCGCGGGATCCGCACCATTCATTACGTCAGCCCTTCAGTCTGGGCCTGGCGGCAAAAGCGCGTTTTCAAAATTGGCCGCTCAACCGATATGGTGCTGGCCTTCCTGCCGTTTGAAAAAGCGTTTTACGACCGTTTCAATGTACCCTGCCGGTTTATTGGTCATACTATGGCTGATGCCATGCCGCTCCAGCCCGATAAGCTCGCGGCGCGACGAGCGCTGGGTATCGCCGAAGGGGCTCGCTGTCTGGCCCTGCTGCCCGGCAGCCGCAATGCAGAAGTTGAGATGCTGAGCGCCGACTTCCTGCGAACGGCAGTGATACTGCGAAACAAATGGCCCGATCTGGAAATCGTGGTGCCGCTGGTGAATCCGCGGCGTCGCGAGCAGTTTGAAAAAATTAAGGCCGAGGTTGCGCCCGACCTGCCGATGCATCTGCTGGACGGGCAGGGGCGGCAGGCAATGATCGCCAGCGATGCGGCACTGCTGGCTTCTGGCACCGCCGCGCTGGAGTGTATGCTGGCAAAATGCCCGATGGTGGTGGGCTATCGTATGAAGCCGTTCACTTTCTGGCTGGCGAAGCGCCTGGTGAAAACCGACTACGTTTCGCTGCCGAATCTGCTGGCAGGACGCGAGCTGGTCAAAGAGCTGTTGCAGGAAGAGTGTCAGCCCGAGCTTCTGGCGGCGGCGCTGGCACCGCTGATGGCGGAAGGTGAAACCCGTCAGCAGCTGCTGGCAACCTTTGCGGATCTGCACCAGCAAATCCGCTGGAATGCCGACGAACAGGCTGCCTCAGCCGTACTGGAGCTGTGCCCATGAGTGATTTTATCTACCCGCTGGCGACCTGTATTGCCGGCGTGGACGAAGTGGGGCGCGGGCCGCTGGTGGGCGCGGTGGTCACCGCCGCCGTAATCCTCGATCCGGCGCGGCCCATTATCGGACTGGCTGACTCAAAAAAATTATCAGAAAAGCGCCGTCTGGCGCTCTTTGATGAAATCTGTGAGAAAGCGCTGAGCTGGAGCCTGGGACGGGCAGAGCCGCAGGAGATCGACGAGCTCAATATTTTGCACGCCACGATGCTGGCGATGCAGCGCGCGGTGGCCGGGCTGCATATCACGCCTGATTATGTGCTGATTGACGGCAACCGCTGTCCGGCGCTGGCGATGCCCTCACTGGCCGTCGTGAAAGGTGACAGCCTGGTGCAGGAGATTAGCGCCGCCTCGATAGTCGCTAAGGTAACGCGCGACCGCGAAATGGCCGAGCTGCATCTGCAATTTCCCGAGTACGGATTTGCGCAGCATAAGGGCTACCCAACGGCGCTGCATCTTGAGAAACTACGCCAAAACGGTGCCACGCCCCATCACCGCCGCAGTTTTGCCC is part of the Erwinia sp. HDF1-3R genome and harbors:
- the lpxB gene encoding lipid-A-disaccharide synthase, with the protein product MPQPLTIALVAGETSGDILGAGLIRALKQTHPDTRFVGVAGPLMQAEGCEAWYEMEELSVMGIVEVVERLPRLLKIRRDLTRRFSELKPDVFVGIDAPDFNITLEGRLKARGIRTIHYVSPSVWAWRQKRVFKIGRSTDMVLAFLPFEKAFYDRFNVPCRFIGHTMADAMPLQPDKLAARRALGIAEGARCLALLPGSRNAEVEMLSADFLRTAVILRNKWPDLEIVVPLVNPRRREQFEKIKAEVAPDLPMHLLDGQGRQAMIASDAALLASGTAALECMLAKCPMVVGYRMKPFTFWLAKRLVKTDYVSLPNLLAGRELVKELLQEECQPELLAAALAPLMAEGETRQQLLATFADLHQQIRWNADEQAASAVLELCP
- the rnhB gene encoding ribonuclease HII, translating into MSDFIYPLATCIAGVDEVGRGPLVGAVVTAAVILDPARPIIGLADSKKLSEKRRLALFDEICEKALSWSLGRAEPQEIDELNILHATMLAMQRAVAGLHITPDYVLIDGNRCPALAMPSLAVVKGDSLVQEISAASIVAKVTRDREMAELHLQFPEYGFAQHKGYPTALHLEKLRQNGATPHHRRSFAPVRNVLLDADVAASAGRVR